One Zingiber officinale cultivar Zhangliang chromosome 10B, Zo_v1.1, whole genome shotgun sequence genomic window, ctgtcgagcggaacaccgaaaaaTTTACAAACgtctatgatgaaaggatgtacagggaaacgcagaccggcagtaaactggttgcggaagacacagaaagctccgcgcggcgccCTGTGCTGCtgagcggaaggaccggctaaaagaagttcaaaatcttcgGAGATTTCGAAATTGTCGGTTAGAATGTCAAAGTCACGCTGATCAAATCGTGACTACATGGTAGTGTACTAAgggccgagggactggtcttccggatgagaagaactagccatggccCGATCGGAAGGAATCGAAAAGACAAAAAGGCAAAAGGAGGAAGACAGCGAACGAAAGGATATCCCGAGGATGAAAATATGAGAAAGGAATGTAAGGAAAGCACCGGAAACAAGGAAAGATGGCCTTACGATGAGAAGGAGCAGAAAAGAGGCGCCTGAGGTCGTCGGAAAGCAGAAGCggaatcgccggagctccaaagcgctaGGGGCAGGGGTCGAAATCGCAAAGGCaaataagagaaagagaagaaaacgaagaatttatagggtggaggccgggcggcctccaccgttggatccaggtcacgggaatcaaagcgtgcatcgcgccgtccatttcgaatcacttcgatcccatcaaagcaccatgccaccgccgtCGTACGATGATGAtggtgcgccacgtggcattcgaccattcgaagcatttaatgaacgcatgctcagccttaatgtcgaagattggcgcagattacGAGGAGATCCGATGACGGCCACTATTGATTCACTCAAGGCCATCTCGGCGGTAGGCCGATCGGAGGATACTAGCATGAAGGAGCCGCCCGGCCAgtctcgcagtccagtcagtcggactaatcacctccttcgactagacttgaaggggaggcaagtgatccggtggtaagaacaggggaccctcgttgtaaggggtcaacgccacgtggaagtcaaagggccaggtggtccatcgaagaaggtcggatcaaataggccgaccggagaaaggggTCTGACTGACCGGGCGGCCGCCCGATGTttaactgatggcaaaaggcacccctatggaagtcggggttccggcgctcattgagcaagaccgtagggccgagcggaccgcatgctcggccgaagacatggagcatactgctaacagtcgccaCAACACATTACCGATAATTTCCCGAGTGGACCATCATGTATGCCCGGGCAGACGGAAGGTGGACGTGGGCCGGTCGGACGCCCGGCAGGAGTtcggggaaaaagacaagggacatcttctgacagctggcatgcttcgtgatatggtcATACTTCAAATCAtgcgacagggggttccgctgtcccatcaaggacatactgggactgtagcagtatgggtcaggtaagttcactgacaagcccttactggggtatgggctacggacacgtgtatacctcgatatgtgtgcactcACTTCtctgctgccctatataaaggtcctcatccttcgccggaggtacgtattcaacacctttggagccactcttttcgccacttgcttgcctgacttgagtgtcggagggtcgccgccgggaaccccctcccggcccgacttctgtgcaggttcgccggagcttcgtgcaaccagtcgaagatccacatcaGCAATCGGGAAGCGGCACGtgtccagcgtccgttgattcagtattcggacaggatcatcactATATCTCCATCACATAAATGCATAAGCTCTTGAACTCCTATAAAATCTTAAGTAGTTAAACTCTAAACTCATGGACTGTGCCTTCTCTATGTTTTCTTGTCGCTAATGTGGTGCCAAAGCAGGTCAACAGTTGAACCCCTAGCTTGTCTGTTGATATTACCTCAGTTTTTGTGTTGTATCTTTTTCACAATTAACATTGCAATATCTACTATTTTATGACGCCTCATAATCCAACAAGCATTGAGGATGTTAAAGCATTAGAACATAATGAATCCTCTCTTAATAATTAAGCTTTTGGATTGTACAGTTATTGATATTCTTTAACACAGATAAGCTCATCGATGCATTGCCAACTGATATGACTTAGCAAGCCATTCTATTTCATATGATGACCACAGTTCTTGCTTGATGGGTTTTATCAAAAGAGAAGAACAAGATATTGTATTATCAAATTCTAGTTGGTAGAATATGACATGCGAATGTATCTTTTTGCATGGCTTAACCAAGGACTGAAGAATTTTCAAATCCCCGTTTGTTTATCACCTCTCTTATCTTGTTTGTGTTACTGACTAGCAACCTTTTTCACAGGTTAACAGATACCTCACCATCAATATCAGAAATGATAGAGATCTAGCAAGCATCAACAAAGCTGATTATCGTGGTACACCTCTAAGTTCAAGAGCAACCATTGATCATGGTCCAATTGAACATGGAACTCCTCTTATGCCATACAACCCAAGATCTGTGCCGCCTCCACAACCCTTCCACCCTAAGAATGGATCCCCATGAACAAACTGTTGCTCCTTGCACTAATCTTGTCTAAATGTGTAATCTGAACTTGCTGGGTCTTAGTTTTTCTCAAGTTAGGACAAACCACGCCCAAAATGCTAGTGGAGTAGACTAATTCGCAGATTTGtaataatatctttaaaattGCAAGTGCCTATGCTGGACATCGACGGCCATGTTAAACTTTGCTTTGTATAACTAGTTCCCTACGCTAATTACAAAGTTGGCCTGGAAATTTTTCATGCACTATTTGGTTGCTTCGCCAAGCTTTGAGATGCAGTGTCAGAAATGATCTGCTATTGCTTAATTTTTGAGACATTTTTTACTACGtgactgatccggtggtaaggatgggGATCattcgttggcgggaggtcaattacacgtggaggtcaaaggtcaagagggtCAAGCCCGAGGTCGTGCCAAGCGGAGTGGTCGGCCGATCGGACATTCGGCCAATGGTCGGGTtttcgatgctcaaggtaaaaaaggCTATGAGCCGTGTGGACAGGCCGCTCGGTCGAGACGCAGGACAATAAGacgcaattccatccgagcacatgaacAGGGCCTCCcaggaggccatgagcgccgagcggctggtccgctcggaCTGAGAACAAGTAAGAGCGCTAGGAGATAAAAATGACAACTGGTAACttcgtcctcgagacacctgccgccgacaaacagcatggttggCGATCGGagtggacagagtatcgtacggtggaagcttccaccgtcacatccgagaTATGCtcagacgattgcggaatgacgtcagacatgcttttctgacacgacctaTTGTGATATGTTTGGAGAaccgtgcacgcatcgagaagcatgTCCGCGTCTCcccgggatcctatataaggaccccagacttcgacggagttATGTAATCTtaatcactgtagccacagtaacgttactctgatttctcattgcctgacttgagcgtcgaaggatcGTTGCCGGGAAACTCCttccggctcggcttctttgcaggtttgcCGGAGGTCCACCTCGACACCAAAAGACAGCAAAAAGCGTCACGTCCCCAACATCCGTCGACTCAtagctcggacaggatcagtgacGTTTCTAGTAAACCTCCTGGTTGTTGCAGGGTCAATCAGTTGATTAAGGGTGGCAGTTTTATAACAATGAAATAAGGATCAATTCTGGAAAAAAAATTTCCACCCTCTTGTCAAGTGACAGACAATTATATTCTATGGTTTACTTTTTTTAATATAATCGAAGACcgattataagataagtataattATCTTTTCACTATAATAATAAACTTTTGCGTTCAATACATAACGATTTCACTTAGTGAAGTTATGATTTCACTTGGTGAAGTTAATTATATGAATATTCttttttcaaatatgttttttaaattttgaagtggAGTCTTGGCGCAACGATAAAATTATTGTCATGTGATAAAAAAAGTCACGGATTCGAATCTTAGAAAtaatcttttataaaaaaatataaggctgcgtacaatgaatcTTTCCTTGGGACCCGTATGACGGGAGCTTCGTCCACcggattattttttttatttctttttaaattttattgagTTTTTTAATGAAACTAAATAGGTCATTGGACTAGCGACAAACAGAAATTATGCaacatttcattaaaaaaaaaatcaagacccTGAAATTCTAGAGAGAAACAAAAGGTTTTCACTGTGGTGCTTGAGACCACACGTCATAATGGCGGTTGGATGTCTCCTAAGAAAAGGAGGGAGAGTAGGGAAGGTGGATGAACTGTACCAACCTGTAAAGAGGATCAGATTGGAGGCCAAAAGTTAATGGTGGTGGAATGTTCACAGAGTGGCACAAGCTCTCGCTGGAATGAAGATACTTCAGAGAAaacgtttttttttcttctgattATTGCTGCTATACATAGCAATTCTTTTCTtctgaaaaaataaaattgaaaagaggTTTGCTTTATACAACTATGATGTTGTACGGAAGTGACTACTGTTTTAGTGACAAACGGTAACCCCGCCATCTTAATCTAATACACTGAGTGGTGTACAGTGTACTGGCTCTTTATTCTATTGAAGTCCTGAAGCAGCAGCACGATGGCTGAGATGCCTTTTGAGTTAGCAGTCATCTTTTTTCAGTTAACACGACGTACAACAGACACTTCAATAATTCACGAGCTAACAATTTTCTAGTGTAAGATTATAAGTTCTTGACAATGAAATGCTTGTGTTTTAAGGTTCGATCACCAACAACAGTTTGGGATGGTAGATGCGAGAGGTCAGCCTCAGTCAATGATCGAGCCTCGTGCCCCTCATTCCCGGAGATCTCCTCGGTGAGCTCGAAAGTCAActtttagtgtttttttttttcactcaaGAAAATCAAGAAATCTACTAGTGTAAGTTGAAAAGAGTGACTCATCCACCGTCACGTTGTAGCATATTTTTCTATTCAAGATAAACAAAAGTTTCTGCATGTGCCAGTCAACAAATCATGACGTGCGATTGGTAAGATTCAATTAAGccctaattttatttatcatgctCTGtactagttttaaattttatggcAAAAGTAAATAATCTACTTAATTACTCAATCATGCCAAATTTACTTTGACACTTGGCAGAAGACTCGACGAGAGCTTTGGCTCAGTTTTAGCTAGCTGCATTTGCAAGCTAAGCAATGCCAGTTAATGTAGCTGAAAACAACAATCTAACACACCTAATGCTAGCTACATTCTTAATGACCGAATCTTGACAATCCCCCTTTAGATTTCGTTGCAAATGACGTGGAGTCATCAGCCAACTCTGCTAGAAATGCAACTGCTGCAAGACATGTATTTATTGGTGACTTAAAAGAGAGTCCAATTATTAGTTGAAGATCCTAAACGAAGTTACGTGATAAGAAGAGAATCAACTGCCTCAACTACTGCTTCGCTTGACCTCTATACCTAAATCGATAATGAATAGTCTGTTTTTATGTTCCATCCAATACTAGTAAGTGGGCCAATAAAACTAGTCAAAGGGTTCGGTTAAATTTGGTCTTCTTTCTTCCTGTTTCCTTTTTGAAGTTTCTTCATTCATTATCAATCTATCAATATTCAAACCAACTAGGGCTCTAGCTCTTTAGACCTCCGAAGCTGGATGCACTGCAGTATTAGCGTTTTACATATTTTTTTTGGATTAGGTCACTGCAGCCGGATGAAGCATGAGATGTGAACCCATGGAGCATCGATGCCCAATTCAGAAGGGTGCGTTCCCTTCGCTCCATGCCACGCGACTGGGGCTTCCCTCTCCGTGTCACCATTTATGACAGTTCATGTGTCGCTCACTGGTGCCATTCTGCGTTGCCTTTGTCTTATGCGTCCCTTCCAGTGCGTCCGGAGTACGATCTCAGTTCACTTGCGGCTAAAAATGCCTAATTCTTGGGTCGTAAACCAACTCCTTCTCCAGAGACACTCTGGTCTGGTCTTTATCTTGGCAAGGCGGCATAAGTCAGGTGTCAAAAATAAATCCGACCATTCAAATTgatccaaaaaaaataaataaattcggATTAAGACtcaggttaaaaaaaatttaatcagaTTTGGATTAGATTCGGGGTCGGATCCGAATTTAGAATTtagtagattttttaaaattaaattaaattttattttaaaaattaatattaatatgataATAATTAAGTATtaagataaaaaatataaaattataaaaaaaatagtaaaaatttattttaaattattattattatttaggttTTTTATACTATACCGATCGGATTCGGATTCAAGTTtatgaattttaaattatttcaaattaaaattttaaaaaaatcaacctAAATGCAAATTCAATCCCACCCATCCGAATTAAGACATATAACATAAGCCTTGCATTGCTCAGCAGCAACAGCGCACTAAGCTTGCAAATGTACTGCGTGTTTTGTGCTAaatagagagagaaagagaacaAGTCTAATCTTTGAGATGCAAAGCAaagcctctctctctctcgttcTCTTCCTGATCGTGGAGGCTGCTGCTCCAGGGAGAGTGAAGACGACGGTCTGGTGCTCCGCAGTGTGATGTGACCGACCCTTTCCTGCTTGGCTTCCGGACCTTCCGGTCATTATAATTCGAGAAGGGAGAGGGAGATCGAGCGAGATCTGCGACTGGATCCATGGTGGTTGCTGCAGCCGCCACCCGGAACCCTACGAAACCACGCAAGAGCAGCTCTCCTTCTCCAGGTCGCCAAGATCCCCAGAATCCTTGTCGCCTGCCCTTGATCCCCTCGGAGAAGGACAATGCTGGTGACGCGGTGAGACGGTCTCGTACCAAGGAGATCAGCTCCCGCAATCTCTCCTCTTTTAGTTCCTCCTCCGCCTCTTCGAATTCTACTTCGTATTCTGCCGCCAGTAACTTCTCTTCTCCGAGCTCGTCGTCGAGCTCTCGGCGTTTTCCGTCGCCCTTCGCGAACTTCCGGCCGTCGACGCCGCCGGCATTGCGCCAATCCAGCTCCCAGAAGCGATCCTGCTCCGCGGATCGGGCTCGACCTTCCACGCCTGCAGGCCGTGGCGTGCCAAGGGAGGCCGAACCTTCCGTGGCCGCCAACACTCTCTGCACGACGACACGGAGCCTTTCGGTCTCGTTCCAGGGTGAATCTTTCTTCTACCAGACCAGCCGCGCCAAGACCGTCTCCCCTAGCACCCCCACGCCAGAGCGGCGGCGACCTGTTGCCGCCGTTTCTGCTGCAGCGAAGACTGGTGATCATTTGGAGAACTCAAGGCCCTTTGATAGCCGCCACCGATGGCCCGCCTCTCGAGCCCTGCCATCGAATTCGTTGATGAGGAGCTCGAGCTGTTCCTCCGAGAAAAAAGAACAGATCTTGGCCACCGTCAGGTTGCTCCACCAGACGATGTTGTTCGACGATAGTACAAGGAGGATATCGTTTGATGGGGGTGATCTCTCAGCTTCATCCGATACCGACAGTGTTTCCTCTGGGAGTAATTCTGGTACACCTGAGTTCAGTGCTCTTTCCAGGGCAAAGGTGACTTCCCGTGGGATCAGTGTACCAGCCAGGTATAGGCAAGAAATAAACAGCCGATTGCGTCAATACCCAGAGCCTTGTTCCCCTTCGCCAAATTCAAAGTCTGCGGCACCGAAGTGGAGTGGGACAAAGAAATTGTCTGATAGCCCCTTGTCTTATCCAAGTTCAACTTCTTCACCGCTTCGGGGACCCATGAGACCACCTTCACCTAGTAAGCTCGTGGCATCAAGGGGCATGTCTAGCCCTCAACGGACACAGACTAATGTAGCAATGAGTACCTCACCAATTGCTCGTGCGGGCAATGCTCCTTCCATTATAAGCTTTGCTGCTGAAGTGCGCAGGGCAAAGAAAGGGGAGAACCGGATTGAGGAGGCTCACTTGTTGAGGCTGCTTGATAACCGACATTTACAGTGGCGATGTGTTAATTCCAGGGCCAATGCTGCACTGATACTACAGAAATTAACTATAGAGGTAATAAATATTCTTAAGATTAGTTACCTGTATATCTTTGATAGTTTTTATTGGAGTTATTTGTGTTACCTAGCTTGTGGAACATAATAGATGTTATGCATTCGTTATTGTTTAGGATTTCTGAAAATAAATTTACTTGCTCTTCAAAATAAGTTCTCTATTATCTTTGGCCTCCATCCAGTCATATGATTCCCAGAATGAATGTAGTTTTGCCTTGAAATTTATTGACCAAAGGACCATATTTTATTAGTCATTTTCATTACTTGCAGCCTTAAATAATGACAAGAATCTTAGCATAATATCCCTAATTTTTCATGTGTCCTTTCTGTTAAACATGATTGTGAACTTGGTTGTGTACTGTTCTTTTGTAGTTGTGCTTTTGATCTCCTATTTTAGTTAGTCATTTCTAATTTGATTCCAAGGATTTATATATTCTATGAAGCCGTTGAATATAAATCCTTTGAAGAGCAGCAAAGCTCAGATTGACTATTTGAGGCAGACCAAATCAACCGATGTGAATAGATGAGAGAACACTTGTAAGTACTTCGCATGATCACTCAGCTGTCTAAGCTGTGCATGTTGAGAGGGGTTGTATATTAATACTGTGTTGTATAAAGGAAAACTATCAAATCACTTATATAGGAACCCAATCATAATATCCAATAACTAAATATGTAATGCGTGACTAAAATAACTAtaataattctaattttaaaaatttcttccaCCTCCGCTCAAGTTGGAGCATAGAGATTCTtatatccatttttttttttttgcatgaaaTAGAAAATTCAGAAAGACCCGATAAAGGTGAAGTTAATAGTGCAATGGCTAAGAGACTTGACGAGAATGTATGCAAGATCATGAGATCATCCATCAGGATGAGGGGACATGATTTGTGGGACGATTAATGGAGGAGATTTGTTGACTCTCTTCCTTGCAGTTgccacctacttgaccttctctttgcttcttcttgagTAGACGTGACCACAATTAGAAGCTCTATAGGCAACTTAAGATTAATTGGTTTCTTTGCCTCAGGAAGGAAGTAGATGGTGAAACCGTCTTTATTAGAGCAATTAGAGAAGAAGAATGTTCCAGACAATCAAGAAGATAGGAGTTAGGATAAGAAGGGACATCTGGAGTGGGATGATGGTGGAGGTCTCAATGTCAAGGAGATCAAAGCAGAAGTCTAGAGTTGGAGTGATGGTGGAGGATGAAGTTGGTGTGGAAGCAATAAAAAATGGTGTGACAAATGTGGTGGATTAGAAAAAGGTTGTGGGCATCACATGACACCTAGTGTAGGGTAAGGGGCGTTGAAGGGTGTGTGGATGGTGTTTATGCTAGAGACTTTGGGGTAACGGCATTGGGTGAGAAAAAACAAATGGTAGTCATGGACATGAAAGCAAATATTAGGATTTTTATAATGGAAGAAGAAGGGGAGGTTGCAGCATTGATCAAAGACATGGCTTCCCCATAAATATTGAAGCTAAATTGCTTTATCAATGCTGCTATATAAGCCCATCCAAACTGGAAATTGTGGCTAAATGTTATGAACTTTATTTCTGAAAACAATTTAAAATAAACTGCAAGAGGTCACAATTTAACAGCTTTGTGTTTTGCATTGACTGTGTAAATGTATGTAGTTGAATAGTTGTCATAAATACACATGGCTTGAAACTTTAGCAGCCTGGAGATGCTAAAGATGGACTACTGTTTTTTGCATCATAAGAAATGAGAGAATAATTAGAAGCTGAAAATTGCTGAGATTTAGGAAGATCCCAAGTGTGGTATGGACGTGTCAAAATAATCCTTTGAAGTTCCTTGCAAGAAAAGTTGTGATGCAAAAGTCACTGAAATTAACAACTGTGATCAGGGCAAAAAGAGATCTGGTCATAGGAGCTAAGAGGTTATGATTGCATATAGCCTATTAATTTCTAGGGTGTTTCTGTAATTCTAAATGATAGTAAGGAGGCTATTTGGTCAAGTTAAATAGTTAGGAAGAATGGCACGTGATTATTCTATTTCAGGAGCTTATAGCTAGTGTACAATGgataacaaaatttaaaaataattttaaagcaaGATTCTTGTTCAGTTGTTGTCACCACCCAAGTCAAAAACCTTGTGGGTTCTATCTATAAAGAGAATATTCACTAATTAGAAGTGAGAAGTGAATTGTAACTCATCTAGTATGCGAAGCATGGCCCCAATACAGGATGAATAAGATTGATTGGAGCATTACAATTTACCCGACTTATATACAAATCACCTTCATTCAGCCACATTCAACACAAACTGGATACAAAAACCTACATGGATGATGTTTGTGTCCAGAGGCTAAGAAGCTGCCAAGTAGTTTTCTCAATACTAGTGCTTGTCCTTGTTGAACAAAATATTCACCTTGATGCACAATAAGTTCCATATTCACCAGCACAGCATAAATGATTTCTCTGATAGAATATTTGTCATGACCAAGCTCTAACTGCATGGGAAGTATAGAGTTCCCGACTCATTGTATGCAAAGCCTAGTCTCATAAGTGATGACACACTAATTATATTGCCCATGATACACCTACCTATGTAATTGGCATTTTCTTGAGGCACATGCCACGAGCATTGTGGCAAGGATCCCCTGCAAATGATGAAGGTTCAGAGGCCTAGGGTTCACTGAGTTGCTGCCCTCATACTCATTTTCTGCATTTAGGTTCCAACATAACATAGAGCTTCGGTTTCATAATTGCCACAAGACTCACAACCCACACACAAACTCTCATTATCTTAAAAAAACAGTGCATTCAATATGTGCTCACTGCTCACATATTTGTATGCATTGTTTCACTACTGCAGTCCCCTCAGGGCGGTGCGGTGGTTGAGACATGCGTCACCATGAGATCTTGGGGTTGAAACTCGGCGCGTTCGAGCATGCCTTCCTCCATGCCTTggccacttgcactaatggctaatagccacctgtgatttacctcctccgtgttaccCTAAGGACTAgttggcgggggtgctgggggcgagcaaatcaccttttgccacattgtTTCACTACTGCACATATGAATATGCATTGTGTATTATTATTCAAGTCACTCTCTTAGACCAAGCTAGTTTAGTTGAagacaatttaatttatatagggATAGACTAAATGTGAATAAGATGATTGATTTAATCTATGTTTATGTTTATTTATCACGTGTATAAAGAATCCAaaaaatgagagagagagagagagagagagagagagagagagagagagagagagagagagagagagagagagagatccatTAATTAATATAATGTGTAAAGGGACAGTGTTTCATGTCTTAGGCAAAAGAAATTGGAAATGGATGAACATGACTTTCTATTAACAACTTACACTAATCTTCCAAATTGTTATGGAGTGTCAAATCTACATACATTGTGCTTTATTAGCTAATGGTCTCATTTGATCTTTACAGAAAAATATATACAATGCATGGACAACAACCTCAGAGTTGCGTGATTCTATTACTACTAAAAGGATCGAGCTACAACTTCTGACACAAAATTTAAAGCTGGCTTCCATCTTTAAAGAACAAGTACATCTATCTTTAACTTAGTTTATCTTTGTTTTTGAAATGTCTATTCAAGTCTGTCAGCATATGTCTAGTTATAATGTATTTGGATTCTGATCATGATTTTGTGATCATATTTGGTGCTTTCAATTAGTTTTAACATGGTCTATTATAATTTTTAGTATTTAAGAATCTGACTATTAGCTCGATGTATAGTTATTTGATAAGATATTATTGTTGTCCACTTATCAAACTACAGTTTAGATTCAAGGCTGCATTGTTATGATGGAAGCGAACAAGATCTATTCCCCTCTTAGTTTATAATTAGAAAATAAGTGAGGAATATTTTGGGACAAGATAATTAACTAATTGCAGTTAGATATATTTATTGAAAAGTTGCTAGATCTATCATTATCCAATCTAGTATTATGAAAAGATTTTCTCATATGTCGAAATAGTCACCAAGGTTAAGTTGCTTCAGGCTATTGTGAAACAATTCCAGCTTGGATGTTCACTGGAGTTTCTTGATTAGTATTGATTAAAGCCACAATTACTTAATCTCTGACAATAGAACCATATTTATCTAATTTTTGCTAAACCTGCAAATCCAAATTTGTATTCATCCTGTCACATCCCAAGTGGGTCTCCACCAGTCAAATGACAATTTAGCTC contains:
- the LOC122030558 gene encoding uncharacterized protein LOC122030558; protein product: MRSSRLLAMILVAGALFAFLFFTTMVFNAAGLTLTNGTVIVIPAHGRSTMTVFRNRKHKVNRYLTINIRNDRDLASINKADYRGTPLSSRATIDHGPIEHGTPLMPYNPRSVPPPQPFHPKNGSP
- the LOC122030188 gene encoding QWRF motif-containing protein 2-like isoform X2; translated protein: MVVAAAATRNPTKPRKSSSPSPGRQDPQNPCRLPLIPSEKDNAGDAVRRSRTKEISSRNLSSFSSSSASSNSTSYSAASNFSSPSSSSSSRRFPSPFANFRPSTPPALRQSSSQKRSCSADRARPSTPAGRGVPREAEPSVAANTLCTTTRSLSVSFQGESFFYQTSRAKTVSPSTPTPERRRPVAAVSAAAKTGDHLENSRPFDSRHRWPASRALPSNSLMRSSSCSSEKKEQILATVRLLHQTMLFDDSTRRISFDGGDLSASSDTDSVSSGSNSGTPEFSALSRAKVTSRGISVPARYRQEINSRLRQYPEPCSPSPNSKSAAPKWSGTKKLSDSPLSYPSSTSSPLRGPMRPPSPSKLVASRGMSSPQRTQTNVAMSTSPIARAGNAPSIISFAAEVRRAKKGENRIEEAHLLRLLDNRHLQWRCVNSRANAALILQKLTIEKNIYNAWTTTSELRDSITTKRIELQLLTQNLKLASIFKEQLAYLEEWSVIDTEHSSLLLGAIEALKASTLRLPIVSGAKMDILELKDSVGSAVDMMQAMGSSIRSLLSKVQGTSILLSDITKLAAQERALLDQSRNLLSTAAAMHVKQCSLQGHLVQLKRKASRL
- the LOC122030188 gene encoding QWRF motif-containing protein 2-like isoform X1 gives rise to the protein MVVAAAATRNPTKPRKSSSPSPGRQDPQNPCRLPLIPSEKDNAGDAVRRSRTKEISSRNLSSFSSSSASSNSTSYSAASNFSSPSSSSSSRRFPSPFANFRPSTPPALRQSSSQKRSCSADRARPSTPAGRGVPREAEPSVAANTLCTTTRSLSVSFQGESFFYQTSRAKTVSPSTPTPERRRPVAAVSAAAKTGDHLENSRPFDSRHRWPASRALPSNSLMRSSSCSSEKKEQILATVRLLHQTMLFDDSTRRISFDGGDLSASSDTDSVSSGSNSGTPEFSALSRAKVTSRGISVPARYRQEINSRLRQYPEPCSPSPNSKSAAPKWSGTKKLSDSPLSYPSSTSSPLRGPMRPPSPSKLVASRGMSSPQRTQTNVAMSTSPIARAGNAPSIISFAAEVRRAKKGENRIEEAHLLRLLDNRHLQWRCVNSRANAALILQKLTIEKNIYNAWTTTSELRDSITTKRIELQLLTQNLKLASIFKEQLAYLEEWSVIDTEHSSLLLGAIEALKASTLRLPIVSGAKMDILELKDSVGSAVDMMQAMGSSIRSLLSKVQGTSILLSDITKLAAQERALLDQSRNLLSTAAAMHASLTFSPLFSPIISCLTSQLLYEFVKQVKQCSLQGHLVQLKRKASRL